A part of Oncorhynchus clarkii lewisi isolate Uvic-CL-2024 chromosome 17, UVic_Ocla_1.0, whole genome shotgun sequence genomic DNA contains:
- the LOC139371226 gene encoding scm-like with four MBT domains protein 1 isoform X1, whose protein sequence is MSHELLESDGDSSLDVSDFNWDDYLEENGAVSVPHHAFKHVDQGLQTGLTPGMKLEVCVRSETDQPYWVATIITTCGQLLLLRYEGYHDDRRADFWCDIMTADLHPLGWSREQSKPMRPPEGVREKQPDWEGVLEKALAEKCSAPANLLEGPQRGKDPVDLMSPGCSVELQDSVDPGVAWGAEVEENMGGRLRLRLAGTERLPDTHSTLWLYYLHPRLHPPGWAKEHGCTLRPPSALVPLHTEEEWEEVRQRISNQPHDEALSEEFYKDRPAIAAHCFTEGMKLEAVDPTSPFCISPATVIKVFSDECFLVKMDSLRGDDSGAEGVGSFLCHRDSPGIFPAQWSLKNGLPLSPPPGYQGQDFDWADYLKQCQAEAAPQHCFLTEQSDHSFKEAMKLEAVNPISPEHIHVATVTKVKGQHIWLGLEGLKQAIPELIAHVDSLDIFPVSWCETNGYPLLYPIKPKVEKQRRIAVVQPEKHRAPPKSTTPDTLRLQLASQSETGQGNGKYCCPKIFFNHRCFSGPYLNKGRIAELPQCVGPGNCVLVLKEVLTLLINSAYKPSRVLRELQLDQEDRWHGHGETLKAKYKGKSYRATVEIVRTADCVAEFCRKTCIKLECCPNLFGPRMVLERCSENCSVLTKTKYTYYYGKKKCKRVGRPPGGHSNLEGGVKRRGRRRKRRKQLFVHKKRRSSASLDNTPAGSPQGSGDEEDLDDENSLSDDTGSELQDDQDDSEYSIGKSQPPTPSPSPPATPRPTRKRRKPRSPSYSDDENHPPSPKSLRGEAPQKLCLDTSPLEWSVTDVVCFIRTTDCAPLARIFLDQEIDGQALLLLNLPTLQECMDLKLGPAIKLCHHIERVKLEFYQKFAT, encoded by the exons ATGAGTCATGAGTTGCTGGAGTCCG acgGAGACTCTAGTCTGGATGTGTCTGACTTTAACTGGGATGACTATTTGGAGGAGAACGGGGCAGTGTCTGTGCCCCACCATGCCTTCAAACAC GTGGACCAGGGCTTGCAGACAGGTCTGACTCCAGGTATGAAgctggaggtgtgtgtgcgtTCAGAGACCGACCAACCCTACTGGGTggccaccatcatcaccacctgtGGCCAGCTGCTCCTCCTGCGATACGAAGGTTACCACGACGACCGCCGTGCCGACTTCTGGTGCGACATTATGACGGCTGACCTCCACCCCCTGGGCTGGAGCCGGGAGCAGAGCAAACCCATGAGACCCCCCGAGG GTGTGAGAGAGAAGCAACCAGACTGGGAGGGTGTCCTGGAGAAAGCCCTAGCTGAGAAGTGCAGTGCACCTGCCAACCTGCTGGAAGGG cccCAGCGTGGTAAGGACCCAGTGGACCTGATGTCTCCAGGCTGCAGTGTGGAGCTGCAGGACAGTGTTGACCCTGGGGTGGCGTGGGGCGCTGAGGTGGAGGAGAACATGGGTGGCAGGCTGAGACTACGCCTAGCAGGCACAGAGAGACTCCCTGATACACACTCCACCCTCTGGCTCTACTACCTGCACCCCCGCCTCCACCCACCTGGCTGGGCCAAAGAGCACGGCTGCACCCTCAGGCCTCCTTCAG CCCTGGTCCCCCTGCACacggaggaggagtgggaggaggtcAGACAGAGGATCAGTAATCAGCCTCATGATGAGGCCCTCTCTGAAGAGTTCTATAAG GACCGGCCTGCCATTGCTGCCCACTGCTTTACTGAGGGGATGAAACTGGAGGCCGTTGACCCTACGTCCCCTTTCTGCATCAGTCCTGCCACCGTTATCAAG GTGTTCAGTGACGAGTGCTTCCTAGTAAAGATGGACAGTCTCCGTGGTGATGATTCAGGGGCAGAGGGCGTTGGGTCCTTCCTGTGTCACAGGGACAGTCCTGGGATCTTTCCTGCCCAGTGGAGCCTTAAGAACGGCCTCCCGCTCAGCCCCCCTCCAG GGTACCAGGGGCAGGACTTTGACTGGGCAGACTACCTGAAACAGTGTCAGGCCgaggcagcaccacaacactGTTTCCTCACA GAACAGTCTGATCACAGCTTTAAAGAGGCCATGAAGTTGGAGGCGGTCAACCCAATCTCACCTGAGCACATTCACGTGGCAACGGTGACCAAGGTCAAAGGGCAACATATTTGGCTTGGCCTGGAAG GGCTGAAACAGGCTATACCAGAGCTGATAGCTCATGTGGACTCGTTGGATATCTTCCCTGTCAGCTGGTGTGAGACCAACGGTTACCCCCTGCTGTACCCCATCAAACCCAAAG TTGAAAAGCAGAGGAGGATTGCTGTGGTGCAGCCTGAGAAACA CCGAGCACCACCCAAATCCACAACACCTGACACACTCAGGTTGCAGTTGGCCAGCCAATCAGAGACTG GACAGGGGAATGGAAAGTACTGCTGTCCCAAGATTTTCTTCAACCACCGCTGCTTCTCTGGCCCCTACCTGAACAAGGGCCGCATCGCGGAGCTGCCCCAGTGTGTTGGCCCTGGCAACTGTGTCCTGGTTCTCAAAGAG GTGTTGACTCTGCTGATCAACTCAGCCTACAAGCCCAGCCGGGTGCTCAGGGAGCTGCAGCTAGACCAGGAGGACCGCTGGCACGGCCATGGAGAGACACTCAAAGCCAA GTACAAGGGAAAGAGTTACCGGGCTACGGTGGAGATAGTGCGTACAGCAGATTGTGTGGCGGAATTCTGTAGGAAGACCTGCATCAAGCTGGAGTGTTGCCCAAACCTGTTTGGACCTCGCATGGTTCTGGAGCGCTGCTCAGAGAACTGCTCTGTGCTCACCAAGACCAAATACA CGTATTATTATGGTAAGAAGAAATGTAAACGAGTGGGCCGCCCACCAGGGGGGCATTCTAACCTAGAAGGAGGGGTGAAGAGAAGAGgtagaaggaggaagaggagaaagcaACTATTTGTCCATAAGAAGAGACGCTCCTCAGCCTCACTAGACAACACACCTGCCGGTTCACCACAG GGCAGTGGAGATGAGGAGGATCTGGATGATGAGAACTCTCTGAGTGACGATACTGGCTCTGAGCTCCAGGATGATCAGGACGATTCAGAATATTCCATTGGGAAGTCTCAACCACccaccccatccccctctcctcctgcaaCGCCCAGACCAACCCGAAAACGCAGGAAACCTCGCTCCCCATCTTACTCTGATGATGAGAACCACCCACCTTCACCAAAG AGCTTGAGAGGTGAGGCTCCCCAGAAACTGTGTTTGGACACCAGTCCCCTGGAGTGgagtgtgactgatgtggtgtgtttcATCAGAACCACCGACTGTGCTCCCCTGGCACGCATCTTCCTGGATCAG GAGATTGATGGACAGGCTCTGCTTCTGCTCAACCTGCCCACACTGCAGGAGTGTATGGACCTGAAACTGGGACCAGCCATAAAGCTGTGTCACCATATCGAAAGGGTGAAACTTGAATTCTACCAGAAATTTGCTACATAG
- the LOC139371226 gene encoding scm-like with four MBT domains protein 1 isoform X2, whose translation MSHELLESDGDSSLDVSDFNWDDYLEENGAVSVPHHAFKHVDQGLQTGLTPGMKLEVCVRSETDQPYWVATIITTCGQLLLLRYEGYHDDRRADFWCDIMTADLHPLGWSREQSKPMRPPEGVREKQPDWEGVLEKALAEKCSAPANLLEGPQRGKDPVDLMSPGCSVELQDSVDPGVAWGAEVEENMGGRLRLRLAGTERLPDTHSTLWLYYLHPRLHPPGWAKEHGCTLRPPSALVPLHTEEEWEEVRQRISNQPHDEALSEEFYKDRPAIAAHCFTEGMKLEAVDPTSPFCISPATVIKVFSDECFLVKMDSLRGDDSGAEGVGSFLCHRDSPGIFPAQWSLKNGLPLSPPPGYQGQDFDWADYLKQCQAEAAPQHCFLTEQSDHSFKEAMKLEAVNPISPEHIHVATVTKVKGQHIWLGLEGLKQAIPELIAHVDSLDIFPVSWCETNGYPLLYPIKPKVEKQRRIAVVQPEKHRAPPKSTTPDTLRLQLASQSETGQGNGKYCCPKIFFNHRCFSGPYLNKGRIAELPQCVGPGNCVLVLKEVLTLLINSAYKPSRVLRELQLDQEDRWHGHGETLKAKYKGKSYRATVEIVRTADCVAEFCRKTCIKLECCPNLFGPRMVLERCSENCSVLTKTKYRGHSNLEGGVKRRGRRRKRRKQLFVHKKRRSSASLDNTPAGSPQGSGDEEDLDDENSLSDDTGSELQDDQDDSEYSIGKSQPPTPSPSPPATPRPTRKRRKPRSPSYSDDENHPPSPKSLRGEAPQKLCLDTSPLEWSVTDVVCFIRTTDCAPLARIFLDQEIDGQALLLLNLPTLQECMDLKLGPAIKLCHHIERVKLEFYQKFAT comes from the exons ATGAGTCATGAGTTGCTGGAGTCCG acgGAGACTCTAGTCTGGATGTGTCTGACTTTAACTGGGATGACTATTTGGAGGAGAACGGGGCAGTGTCTGTGCCCCACCATGCCTTCAAACAC GTGGACCAGGGCTTGCAGACAGGTCTGACTCCAGGTATGAAgctggaggtgtgtgtgcgtTCAGAGACCGACCAACCCTACTGGGTggccaccatcatcaccacctgtGGCCAGCTGCTCCTCCTGCGATACGAAGGTTACCACGACGACCGCCGTGCCGACTTCTGGTGCGACATTATGACGGCTGACCTCCACCCCCTGGGCTGGAGCCGGGAGCAGAGCAAACCCATGAGACCCCCCGAGG GTGTGAGAGAGAAGCAACCAGACTGGGAGGGTGTCCTGGAGAAAGCCCTAGCTGAGAAGTGCAGTGCACCTGCCAACCTGCTGGAAGGG cccCAGCGTGGTAAGGACCCAGTGGACCTGATGTCTCCAGGCTGCAGTGTGGAGCTGCAGGACAGTGTTGACCCTGGGGTGGCGTGGGGCGCTGAGGTGGAGGAGAACATGGGTGGCAGGCTGAGACTACGCCTAGCAGGCACAGAGAGACTCCCTGATACACACTCCACCCTCTGGCTCTACTACCTGCACCCCCGCCTCCACCCACCTGGCTGGGCCAAAGAGCACGGCTGCACCCTCAGGCCTCCTTCAG CCCTGGTCCCCCTGCACacggaggaggagtgggaggaggtcAGACAGAGGATCAGTAATCAGCCTCATGATGAGGCCCTCTCTGAAGAGTTCTATAAG GACCGGCCTGCCATTGCTGCCCACTGCTTTACTGAGGGGATGAAACTGGAGGCCGTTGACCCTACGTCCCCTTTCTGCATCAGTCCTGCCACCGTTATCAAG GTGTTCAGTGACGAGTGCTTCCTAGTAAAGATGGACAGTCTCCGTGGTGATGATTCAGGGGCAGAGGGCGTTGGGTCCTTCCTGTGTCACAGGGACAGTCCTGGGATCTTTCCTGCCCAGTGGAGCCTTAAGAACGGCCTCCCGCTCAGCCCCCCTCCAG GGTACCAGGGGCAGGACTTTGACTGGGCAGACTACCTGAAACAGTGTCAGGCCgaggcagcaccacaacactGTTTCCTCACA GAACAGTCTGATCACAGCTTTAAAGAGGCCATGAAGTTGGAGGCGGTCAACCCAATCTCACCTGAGCACATTCACGTGGCAACGGTGACCAAGGTCAAAGGGCAACATATTTGGCTTGGCCTGGAAG GGCTGAAACAGGCTATACCAGAGCTGATAGCTCATGTGGACTCGTTGGATATCTTCCCTGTCAGCTGGTGTGAGACCAACGGTTACCCCCTGCTGTACCCCATCAAACCCAAAG TTGAAAAGCAGAGGAGGATTGCTGTGGTGCAGCCTGAGAAACA CCGAGCACCACCCAAATCCACAACACCTGACACACTCAGGTTGCAGTTGGCCAGCCAATCAGAGACTG GACAGGGGAATGGAAAGTACTGCTGTCCCAAGATTTTCTTCAACCACCGCTGCTTCTCTGGCCCCTACCTGAACAAGGGCCGCATCGCGGAGCTGCCCCAGTGTGTTGGCCCTGGCAACTGTGTCCTGGTTCTCAAAGAG GTGTTGACTCTGCTGATCAACTCAGCCTACAAGCCCAGCCGGGTGCTCAGGGAGCTGCAGCTAGACCAGGAGGACCGCTGGCACGGCCATGGAGAGACACTCAAAGCCAA GTACAAGGGAAAGAGTTACCGGGCTACGGTGGAGATAGTGCGTACAGCAGATTGTGTGGCGGAATTCTGTAGGAAGACCTGCATCAAGCTGGAGTGTTGCCCAAACCTGTTTGGACCTCGCATGGTTCTGGAGCGCTGCTCAGAGAACTGCTCTGTGCTCACCAAGACCAAATACA GGGGGCATTCTAACCTAGAAGGAGGGGTGAAGAGAAGAGgtagaaggaggaagaggagaaagcaACTATTTGTCCATAAGAAGAGACGCTCCTCAGCCTCACTAGACAACACACCTGCCGGTTCACCACAG GGCAGTGGAGATGAGGAGGATCTGGATGATGAGAACTCTCTGAGTGACGATACTGGCTCTGAGCTCCAGGATGATCAGGACGATTCAGAATATTCCATTGGGAAGTCTCAACCACccaccccatccccctctcctcctgcaaCGCCCAGACCAACCCGAAAACGCAGGAAACCTCGCTCCCCATCTTACTCTGATGATGAGAACCACCCACCTTCACCAAAG AGCTTGAGAGGTGAGGCTCCCCAGAAACTGTGTTTGGACACCAGTCCCCTGGAGTGgagtgtgactgatgtggtgtgtttcATCAGAACCACCGACTGTGCTCCCCTGGCACGCATCTTCCTGGATCAG GAGATTGATGGACAGGCTCTGCTTCTGCTCAACCTGCCCACACTGCAGGAGTGTATGGACCTGAAACTGGGACCAGCCATAAAGCTGTGTCACCATATCGAAAGGGTGAAACTTGAATTCTACCAGAAATTTGCTACATAG
- the LOC139371228 gene encoding store-operated calcium entry regulator STIMATE-like isoform X1 — protein MPSANTPLNWSTTMAVSGVSRLSQPGDVAVSGVVLSAMPFSNTPVSARPTPNADNRGCENGDLMDSFGIFLQGLLAMVAFSTLMLKRFREPKHERRPWRIWFLDTSKQAIGMLFIHFANVYLSDLTEEDPCSLYLINFLLDASLGMLLIYAGVRAISAIVEWRQWDALRFGEYGEPVQCTAWAGQCALYILIMMFEKVLIILVLLIPQWKKLALLNPINNPQLELAIVMLIVPFFVNALMFWVVDNFLMKKGRTKAKLEEREVGEDLRGNSKVRYRRALSHDDSESEVRYGHRMLNKRLRPDHTTNHIHTLSIPNIRNIFLKLSCSCQVCWMSFGRWTILDTHQCAWHLLPYRVQRHLNILSCPFTL, from the exons ATGCCATCCGCCAATACACCTTTAAACTGGTCTACTACTATGGCGGTTAGTGGGGTGAGTCGTCTTTCCCAACCCGGGGACGTGGCTGTCTCGGGAGTGGTTCTGTCAGCTATGCCTTTTTCCAACACGCCAGTGTCTGCCCGCCCCACACCAAATGCGGACAACCGTGGCTGCGAGAATGGTGACTTGATGGACTCTTTTGGCATCTTCCTGCAAGGCCTTCTAGCGATGGTGGCCTTCAGTACGCTGATGT TGAAGCGCTTCAGGGAGCCCAAGCATGAGAGAAGGCCCTGGAGGATCTG GTTCCTGGACACCTCCAAACAGGCCATTGGTATGCTATTCATTCACTTTGCCAACGTCTACCTGTCTGACCTCACAGAGGAGGACCCCTGCTCact TTACCTCATTAACTTCCTCCTGGATGCGTCTCTTGGAATGCTGCTGATCTATGCCGGGGTGAGGGCCATCAGTGCTATCGTAGAGTGGAGGCAGTGGGATGCTCTACGCTTTGGAGAATatg GAGAACCAGTGCAGTGTACTGCATGGGCAGGCCAGTGTGCTCTCTACATCCTTATCATGATGTTTGAGAAGGTCCTGATCATCCTGGTCCTACTCATTCCCCAGTGGAAGAAG CTGGCTCTCCTGAACCCCATAAACAACCCTCAGTTGGAGCTGGCCATCGTCATGCTCATCGTCCCGTTCTTCGTTAAT GCCCTGATGTTTTGGGTGGTAGATAACTTCCTGATGAAGAAGGGGCGGACAAAAGCCAAGCTGGAGGAGCGGGAGGTGGGGGAGGACTTGCGGGGCAACAGTAAGGTACGCTACAGGCGGGCACTCTCCCACGACGACTCAGAGTCTGAGGTAAGATATGGACACAGAATGCTTAATAAAAGATTGAGGCCTGACCACACAACCAATCatatacatacactgagtataccaaacattaggaacatcttcctaaaattgagttgcagttgtcaagtttgctggatgtcctttgggcggtggaccattcttgatacacaccaatgcgcctggcacctactaccataccgggttcaaagacacttaaatattttgtcttgtccattcaccctctga
- the LOC139371228 gene encoding store-operated calcium entry regulator STIMATE-like isoform X2, producing MPSANTPLNWSTTMAVSGVSRLSQPGDVAVSGVVLSAMPFSNTPVSARPTPNADNRGCENGDLMDSFGIFLQGLLAMVAFSTLMLKRFREPKHERRPWRIWFLDTSKQAIGMLFIHFANVYLSDLTEEDPCSLYLINFLLDASLGMLLIYAGVRAISAIVEWRQWDALRFGEYGEPVQCTAWAGQCALYILIMMFEKVLIILVLLIPQWKKLALLNPINNPQLELAIVMLIVPFFVNALMFWVVDNFLMKKGRTKAKLEEREVGEDLRGNSKVRYRRALSHDDSESEILFSADDEMDDSEEEDVRRLTGLKTVKKKKKHRMGIPV from the exons ATGCCATCCGCCAATACACCTTTAAACTGGTCTACTACTATGGCGGTTAGTGGGGTGAGTCGTCTTTCCCAACCCGGGGACGTGGCTGTCTCGGGAGTGGTTCTGTCAGCTATGCCTTTTTCCAACACGCCAGTGTCTGCCCGCCCCACACCAAATGCGGACAACCGTGGCTGCGAGAATGGTGACTTGATGGACTCTTTTGGCATCTTCCTGCAAGGCCTTCTAGCGATGGTGGCCTTCAGTACGCTGATGT TGAAGCGCTTCAGGGAGCCCAAGCATGAGAGAAGGCCCTGGAGGATCTG GTTCCTGGACACCTCCAAACAGGCCATTGGTATGCTATTCATTCACTTTGCCAACGTCTACCTGTCTGACCTCACAGAGGAGGACCCCTGCTCact TTACCTCATTAACTTCCTCCTGGATGCGTCTCTTGGAATGCTGCTGATCTATGCCGGGGTGAGGGCCATCAGTGCTATCGTAGAGTGGAGGCAGTGGGATGCTCTACGCTTTGGAGAATatg GAGAACCAGTGCAGTGTACTGCATGGGCAGGCCAGTGTGCTCTCTACATCCTTATCATGATGTTTGAGAAGGTCCTGATCATCCTGGTCCTACTCATTCCCCAGTGGAAGAAG CTGGCTCTCCTGAACCCCATAAACAACCCTCAGTTGGAGCTGGCCATCGTCATGCTCATCGTCCCGTTCTTCGTTAAT GCCCTGATGTTTTGGGTGGTAGATAACTTCCTGATGAAGAAGGGGCGGACAAAAGCCAAGCTGGAGGAGCGGGAGGTGGGGGAGGACTTGCGGGGCAACAGTAAGGTACGCTACAGGCGGGCACTCTCCCACGACGACTCAGAGTCTGAG atcctGTTCTCGGCTGACGATGAGATGGATGActcggaggaggaggatgtgcgCCGACTCACTGGCCTCAAGACggtcaagaagaagaagaagcaccgTATGGGGATCCCTGTTTGA
- the LOC139371228 gene encoding store-operated calcium entry regulator STIMATE-like isoform X3: MPSANTPLNWSTTMAVSGVSRLSQPGDVAVSGVVLSAMPFSNTPVSARPTPNADNRGCENGDLMDSFGIFLQGLLAMVAFSTLMLKRFREPKHERRPWRIWFLDTSKQAIGMLFIHFANVYLSDLTEEDPCSLYLINFLLDASLGMLLIYAGVRAISAIVEWRQWDALRFGEYGEPVQCTAWAGQCALYILIMMFEKVLIILVLLIPQWKKLALLNPINNPQLELAIVMLIVPFFVNALMFWVVDNFLMKKGRTKAKLEEREVGEDLRGNSKILFSADDEMDDSEEEDVRRLTGLKTVKKKKKHRMGIPV, from the exons ATGCCATCCGCCAATACACCTTTAAACTGGTCTACTACTATGGCGGTTAGTGGGGTGAGTCGTCTTTCCCAACCCGGGGACGTGGCTGTCTCGGGAGTGGTTCTGTCAGCTATGCCTTTTTCCAACACGCCAGTGTCTGCCCGCCCCACACCAAATGCGGACAACCGTGGCTGCGAGAATGGTGACTTGATGGACTCTTTTGGCATCTTCCTGCAAGGCCTTCTAGCGATGGTGGCCTTCAGTACGCTGATGT TGAAGCGCTTCAGGGAGCCCAAGCATGAGAGAAGGCCCTGGAGGATCTG GTTCCTGGACACCTCCAAACAGGCCATTGGTATGCTATTCATTCACTTTGCCAACGTCTACCTGTCTGACCTCACAGAGGAGGACCCCTGCTCact TTACCTCATTAACTTCCTCCTGGATGCGTCTCTTGGAATGCTGCTGATCTATGCCGGGGTGAGGGCCATCAGTGCTATCGTAGAGTGGAGGCAGTGGGATGCTCTACGCTTTGGAGAATatg GAGAACCAGTGCAGTGTACTGCATGGGCAGGCCAGTGTGCTCTCTACATCCTTATCATGATGTTTGAGAAGGTCCTGATCATCCTGGTCCTACTCATTCCCCAGTGGAAGAAG CTGGCTCTCCTGAACCCCATAAACAACCCTCAGTTGGAGCTGGCCATCGTCATGCTCATCGTCCCGTTCTTCGTTAAT GCCCTGATGTTTTGGGTGGTAGATAACTTCCTGATGAAGAAGGGGCGGACAAAAGCCAAGCTGGAGGAGCGGGAGGTGGGGGAGGACTTGCGGGGCAACAGTAAG atcctGTTCTCGGCTGACGATGAGATGGATGActcggaggaggaggatgtgcgCCGACTCACTGGCCTCAAGACggtcaagaagaagaagaagcaccgTATGGGGATCCCTGTTTGA